In Archangium violaceum, the following are encoded in one genomic region:
- a CDS encoding MBL fold metallo-hydrolase, which produces MSEPKERAHRTVQVLPGVHRWSVKDDRIGGMDSEAYAVVAEDGAVTLIDPLPIDDKALRKLGRVEAIVLTAGNHQRAAWHFRKLFGAPVWAPQDAYGLEDTPDATYGPGDNLPGGLVAYHTPGPALSMYALWLERPRSVIFLSDLLTHFDQGTPRFVESEYQDDPGRTRMSIRRILDHLPLEVLCFAHGHPILHDGAAALRRALDEDTEAPAPSEPL; this is translated from the coding sequence ATGAGCGAGCCCAAGGAACGAGCCCACCGGACGGTGCAGGTGCTTCCCGGCGTCCACCGCTGGAGCGTCAAGGACGACCGCATCGGCGGCATGGACAGCGAGGCCTACGCCGTAGTGGCCGAGGACGGAGCCGTCACCCTCATCGATCCACTTCCCATCGACGACAAGGCCCTGCGCAAGCTGGGCCGGGTGGAGGCCATCGTGCTCACCGCCGGCAACCACCAGCGCGCCGCGTGGCACTTCCGCAAGTTGTTCGGCGCTCCCGTCTGGGCCCCTCAGGACGCATACGGCCTGGAGGACACACCGGACGCCACCTATGGCCCCGGAGACAACCTCCCCGGAGGCCTCGTGGCCTACCACACGCCCGGACCCGCCCTGTCCATGTACGCCCTCTGGCTGGAGCGGCCCCGGAGCGTCATCTTCCTCTCGGATCTCCTCACGCACTTCGACCAGGGCACACCACGCTTCGTGGAGAGCGAGTACCAGGATGACCCCGGCCGCACCCGGATGAGCATCCGGCGCATCCTCGACCACCTGCCGCTGGAGGTGCTCTGCTTCGCGCACGGCCACCCCATCCTGCACGACGGCGCGGCCGCGCTCCGGCGCGCCCTGGACGAGGACACCGAGGCCCCCGCCCCCTCCGAGCCCCTCTGA
- a CDS encoding TonB-dependent receptor translates to MNRRSQRNQTRVFAAALSLGVCLWMAPALAQQGTSVLTGTVVDASSKQPVPDVVVTATSPNLQGEQVAVTDATGLYRLPQLPPGVYTLRFEKESFQPYARGDITLLLNRTIRLNAELLPDSLGEVMVIQAAPPAIDVGSTRTGVSVDSELSRHLAVVGPTSKGSASRSFESLAELAPGANADAYGISMNGTTSPENGFLVDGLSAGNPALGLLGTPLSIEFIQEVNVITGGFMPEFGRATGGVMTAVTKSGSNEFHGSVFGNVTPGALESAPTRVPREGSVITTRQRLWNLGDFGATVGGPILKDKLWFFAGVAPSFTRRALDRNVNAYVLGEDGKPLKDENGFSRTELIPNTTTRYFADQRFVQYLGKLTWQVATDHSLTLSVYGTPGGSGGQGRFGYNLDSGAVEVDNLNGSYEALAHRYDQDARDVTLKLSSSFLDKRVLLDANVGWHHQYDSTLPVDGSGIGNASGLSGTPQFQMQRTGTSVAPRRYSIRDFEQLPDDSGCEPAGTTNAVRCPAGIYLMGGPGFLMERTTDRYQANVVGTLLLNALGHHVIKAGLDAEVMTNRDARAYSGGVQYVQSTDGATFQDYRSFGYLTGPDQAVLQSVVPTSTRADALGAFVQDSWSVMDRVTLNAGLRYDTQAIYGTGGDLAFALPNQLSPRVGLVYDFTQQGRSKLFASYARYYQNAVLAMVNSQFSNITRLTATRSSTPTASGGPGCDPLNQAAPYTDCRDVRNIPVPSGSSTTLSRQYTQTFAINSPVDPDLKPQSSDEIVLGGEYEVLPRASVGATYTRRYMNEVIEDMSVNERTNFFIGNPGRGIASQFDKAVRDYDAVSVYFSKAFSDQWLAQASYTWSYLRGNYSGLYRPDANQLAPNVTSDFDLISFMENRTGTLPLDRTHAIKVYGSREFQLSPTTSLDLGLSYRSNSGTPLNVLGTNFAYGTGNTFVLPRGSGGRLPWVHNVDAHLGLHYRFARGLIATLTMDSFNLFNFQAVTAVDQNYTFDTVDAIVGGTPADLENLKVRGGTTAVVVNPNYQKPLSYQAPRSIRFGARLSF, encoded by the coding sequence TTGAACCGACGTTCCCAGAGAAACCAGACGCGCGTCTTCGCGGCCGCGTTGTCGCTGGGCGTGTGCCTGTGGATGGCACCCGCCCTGGCGCAACAGGGCACCTCCGTGCTGACCGGCACGGTGGTGGACGCCAGCAGCAAGCAACCCGTTCCGGACGTGGTGGTGACCGCCACCTCTCCCAATCTCCAGGGCGAGCAGGTCGCCGTCACCGACGCCACGGGCCTCTACCGGCTGCCGCAGCTTCCCCCGGGTGTCTACACGCTGCGCTTCGAGAAGGAGAGCTTCCAGCCCTACGCGCGCGGGGACATCACCCTCCTGCTCAACCGCACCATCCGCCTCAACGCGGAGCTCCTCCCCGACTCGCTCGGTGAGGTCATGGTCATCCAGGCCGCTCCGCCCGCCATCGACGTGGGCTCCACTCGCACCGGTGTGAGCGTGGACAGCGAGCTGTCGCGCCACCTGGCCGTGGTGGGCCCCACCTCCAAGGGCTCCGCGTCCCGCTCCTTCGAGAGCCTCGCGGAGCTGGCTCCCGGCGCCAACGCGGATGCCTACGGCATCTCGATGAACGGCACCACCTCGCCGGAGAACGGCTTCCTCGTGGATGGCCTGTCCGCTGGCAACCCCGCGCTCGGCCTGCTCGGCACCCCCCTGTCCATCGAGTTCATCCAGGAGGTGAACGTCATCACCGGTGGCTTCATGCCCGAGTTCGGCCGCGCCACCGGCGGCGTGATGACGGCCGTCACCAAGTCTGGCTCCAACGAATTCCACGGCTCGGTCTTCGGCAACGTCACCCCGGGCGCGCTCGAGAGCGCTCCCACCCGCGTGCCGCGCGAGGGCTCCGTCATCACCACCCGCCAGCGGCTGTGGAACCTGGGGGACTTCGGCGCGACGGTGGGCGGCCCCATCCTGAAGGACAAGCTCTGGTTCTTCGCGGGCGTGGCGCCGTCCTTCACCCGCCGGGCGTTGGATCGCAACGTGAACGCCTATGTGCTCGGCGAGGACGGCAAACCCCTCAAGGACGAGAATGGCTTCTCCCGCACCGAGCTCATCCCCAACACCACCACCCGCTACTTCGCCGACCAGCGCTTCGTGCAGTACCTCGGCAAGCTCACCTGGCAGGTGGCCACGGACCACAGCCTCACCCTGTCGGTGTATGGCACGCCGGGTGGGTCCGGCGGCCAGGGCCGCTTCGGTTACAACCTGGACAGTGGTGCCGTCGAGGTGGACAACCTCAATGGCAGCTACGAGGCGCTCGCCCACCGCTACGACCAGGACGCCCGGGACGTCACCCTCAAGCTGTCCTCGTCCTTCCTGGACAAGCGCGTGCTGCTCGACGCCAACGTAGGCTGGCACCACCAGTACGACTCCACCCTGCCGGTGGATGGCAGTGGCATCGGCAATGCCTCGGGGCTGTCCGGCACGCCCCAGTTCCAGATGCAGCGCACCGGCACCAGTGTCGCGCCGCGCCGCTACTCCATCCGTGACTTCGAGCAGTTGCCAGACGACTCGGGGTGCGAGCCCGCTGGTACGACCAACGCGGTGCGCTGCCCCGCGGGCATCTACCTGATGGGCGGCCCCGGCTTCCTGATGGAGCGCACGACGGACCGCTACCAGGCCAACGTGGTGGGCACCCTGCTGCTCAACGCGCTCGGCCACCACGTCATCAAGGCTGGCCTCGACGCCGAGGTGATGACCAACCGCGACGCGCGCGCCTACTCCGGCGGCGTCCAGTACGTCCAGTCCACCGATGGGGCGACCTTCCAGGACTATCGCTCGTTCGGCTATCTCACCGGCCCGGACCAGGCGGTCCTCCAGTCCGTGGTTCCCACCTCCACCCGTGCTGATGCCCTGGGCGCCTTCGTCCAGGACAGCTGGAGCGTGATGGACCGCGTCACCCTCAACGCGGGCCTGCGCTACGACACCCAGGCCATCTACGGCACCGGGGGCGACCTGGCCTTCGCGCTGCCCAACCAGCTCTCTCCGCGCGTGGGGCTCGTCTACGACTTCACCCAGCAGGGCCGCTCCAAGCTCTTCGCCAGCTACGCGCGCTACTACCAGAACGCCGTGCTGGCCATGGTGAACTCGCAGTTCTCCAACATCACCCGCCTCACCGCCACGCGCAGCAGCACGCCCACCGCTTCGGGCGGGCCGGGGTGTGATCCGCTCAACCAGGCCGCGCCGTACACGGACTGCCGCGACGTGCGCAACATCCCGGTGCCGAGCGGTTCCAGCACCACCCTCAGCCGCCAGTACACCCAGACCTTCGCCATCAACAGCCCGGTGGACCCGGACCTGAAGCCCCAGTCCTCGGATGAGATCGTCCTGGGCGGCGAGTACGAGGTGCTCCCGCGCGCCAGCGTCGGTGCCACCTACACCCGGCGCTACATGAACGAGGTCATCGAGGACATGTCCGTCAACGAGCGGACCAACTTCTTCATCGGCAACCCGGGCCGGGGCATCGCCTCCCAGTTCGACAAGGCCGTGCGCGACTACGACGCCGTCAGCGTCTATTTCAGCAAGGCGTTCTCGGACCAGTGGCTCGCCCAGGCCAGCTACACCTGGTCCTACCTGCGCGGGAACTACTCCGGCCTCTACCGGCCGGATGCCAACCAGCTCGCCCCCAACGTCACCTCGGACTTCGACCTCATCTCCTTCATGGAGAACCGGACGGGCACGCTGCCGCTGGACCGCACCCATGCCATCAAGGTGTACGGCTCCCGCGAGTTCCAGCTCTCGCCCACCACGAGCCTCGACCTGGGGCTCTCGTACCGCAGCAACTCGGGCACGCCCCTCAACGTGCTGGGCACGAACTTCGCCTACGGCACGGGCAACACCTTCGTCCTGCCGCGCGGCAGCGGTGGCCGGCTGCCCTGGGTGCACAACGTGGATGCCCACCTGGGCCTGCACTACAGGTTCGCCCGCGGCCTCATCGCCACGCTGACGATGGACAGCTTCAACCTGTTCAACTTCCAGGCCGTCACCGCGGTGGACCAGAACTACACCTTCGACACCGTGGACGCGATCGTCGGCGGCACGCCGGCGGACCTCGAGAACCTGAAGGTCCGAGGCGGGACGACCGCGGTCGTGGTCAATCCCAACTACCAGAAGCCCCTCTCCTACCAGGCGCCTCGCAGCATCCGCTTCGGCGCGCGTCTCTCGTTCTGA
- a CDS encoding lysophospholipid acyltransferase family protein has product MIHNVFSLLSLLPAGPRRSAVRKLMDTVWDLRTTTEVIGRENLPDEPCLFICNHLSNADGFTLDRALRPRPVFFLAGIKLQGTVMTRLGTEAVNTIFIRPSSADIEPIKRAVETLKAGHSVLIFPEGGRSRTGALIRAKKGASLIARRAGVPVVPVALTGTEKFMPIDEKDMGRERVRRAHLTVQFGKPFRMAGLEAEAARAEDPRQALADAMMRRVAELLPPEYRGVYASADDHENLEAREYPGLEVPPPPVR; this is encoded by the coding sequence GTGATCCACAACGTCTTCTCGCTCCTGTCCCTCCTGCCCGCGGGCCCTCGCCGCAGCGCCGTCCGCAAGCTGATGGACACCGTCTGGGATCTCCGCACCACCACGGAGGTCATCGGCCGGGAGAACCTCCCCGACGAGCCCTGCCTCTTCATCTGCAACCACCTGTCCAACGCGGACGGCTTCACGCTCGACCGCGCCCTGCGGCCCCGGCCCGTGTTCTTCCTGGCCGGCATCAAGCTCCAGGGCACCGTGATGACCCGGCTCGGTACCGAGGCCGTCAACACCATCTTCATCCGCCCCAGCTCGGCCGACATCGAGCCCATCAAGCGCGCGGTGGAGACGCTCAAGGCGGGCCACTCGGTCCTCATCTTCCCCGAGGGCGGCCGCAGCCGGACGGGGGCCCTCATCCGAGCCAAGAAGGGCGCCTCCCTCATCGCCCGGCGGGCCGGTGTCCCCGTCGTCCCCGTCGCGCTCACCGGGACGGAAAAGTTCATGCCCATCGATGAGAAGGACATGGGCCGGGAGCGGGTGCGCCGGGCCCACCTCACCGTCCAGTTCGGCAAGCCGTTCCGCATGGCCGGACTCGAGGCCGAGGCCGCCAGAGCCGAGGACCCGCGCCAGGCCCTCGCCGACGCGATGATGCGGCGGGTGGCCGAGCTCCTCCCCCCGGAGTACCGCGGCGTCTACGCCTCCGCCGACGACCACGAGAACCTCGAGGCCCGGGAGTACCCCGGCCTGGAGGTCCCTCCCCCTCCCGTCCGCTGA
- a CDS encoding lipase maturation factor family protein produces the protein MRAASPQGAKAFFQMLGHLPSGRPRRRARTRVGRWLGMLAGRSVAPPHHRLVRQVFFQSLGGLYLIAFTSLGSQVRGLYGSRGIVPIQELVSSKRLAAMGRERYLLVPSLFWRDASDKTLERGIRAGQVLSVAVMLGLAPQAALMGLWALYLSYVSAGREFLSFQWDALLLEMGLLGILTAPAGVRPGPGRHEPSAAQVALWRALVFRLYLGSGVSKLKSGDKTWRELTACNYYYETAPLPTRGGWYAHHLPPRFQKLSTLAVLTLEAAGPFLALAPRPLRLLGFWLFAGLQGIIIATGNYGFFNVQALALGLWLLDDEALRRLLPLASPRPAEERPLWRTVGGWLLALPFLALGANEILARFNRPRRSPRWLDWLEARARPLRAVNPYGLFAVMTVRRPEITLEGSDDGETWREYTFRYKVGDPSRAPRQVAPHQPRLDWQMWFAALGSPPTWLLALVLRLLEGSPEVLKLFAINPFPEHPPRYVRAVLLDYRMTDLETHRRTGAWWKREELGLYLPPLSLAPGGTTSRLQWYAGD, from the coding sequence ATGCGAGCTGCCAGCCCTCAGGGCGCCAAGGCGTTCTTCCAGATGCTCGGCCACTTGCCCAGCGGACGTCCGCGTCGACGCGCGCGGACGCGGGTGGGGAGATGGCTCGGCATGCTGGCCGGGCGCTCGGTGGCGCCGCCGCATCACCGGCTCGTGCGCCAGGTGTTCTTCCAGTCCCTGGGCGGCCTCTACCTCATCGCCTTCACTTCGCTGGGGAGTCAGGTGCGGGGCCTGTACGGCTCGCGTGGCATCGTGCCCATCCAGGAGCTGGTCTCCTCGAAGCGGCTGGCCGCGATGGGTCGCGAGCGCTACCTGCTGGTGCCCTCGCTCTTCTGGCGGGACGCATCCGACAAGACGCTGGAGCGCGGCATCCGCGCCGGACAGGTGCTGTCCGTGGCGGTGATGCTGGGCCTCGCGCCCCAGGCCGCGCTGATGGGGCTCTGGGCCCTCTACCTCTCCTACGTGTCGGCGGGGCGGGAGTTCCTCTCCTTCCAATGGGACGCGCTGCTGTTGGAGATGGGTCTGCTCGGCATCCTCACCGCGCCGGCGGGAGTGAGGCCGGGGCCGGGACGCCATGAGCCCTCCGCGGCGCAGGTGGCGCTGTGGCGGGCGCTCGTGTTCCGCCTCTACCTGGGCTCTGGGGTGTCCAAGCTGAAGTCCGGTGACAAGACGTGGCGCGAGCTCACCGCCTGCAACTACTACTACGAGACGGCGCCGCTCCCCACGCGTGGCGGTTGGTACGCGCACCACCTGCCGCCCAGGTTCCAGAAGCTCTCCACGCTGGCGGTGCTGACGCTGGAGGCGGCGGGCCCGTTCCTCGCCCTCGCCCCGAGGCCCTTGCGGCTCCTCGGCTTCTGGCTCTTCGCCGGGCTGCAGGGAATCATCATCGCCACGGGCAACTACGGCTTCTTCAACGTCCAGGCGCTGGCGCTCGGCCTGTGGCTGTTGGACGACGAGGCCCTGCGGCGCCTCCTGCCGCTCGCGTCCCCGCGGCCCGCCGAGGAGAGGCCCCTCTGGCGCACCGTGGGAGGATGGCTCCTCGCCCTGCCGTTCCTCGCGCTGGGCGCGAACGAAATCCTGGCCCGCTTCAATCGTCCGCGCCGCTCGCCCCGGTGGCTGGACTGGCTGGAGGCGCGGGCCCGCCCGCTGCGCGCGGTGAATCCCTATGGCCTCTTCGCGGTGATGACGGTGCGCCGCCCCGAAATCACCCTCGAGGGCTCGGACGACGGGGAAACGTGGCGCGAGTACACCTTCCGCTACAAGGTGGGTGACCCGAGCCGGGCTCCGAGGCAGGTGGCCCCGCACCAGCCCCGGCTGGACTGGCAGATGTGGTTCGCGGCGCTGGGCTCGCCGCCGACCTGGCTGCTCGCCCTCGTGTTGCGCCTGCTCGAGGGCTCGCCGGAGGTGCTGAAGCTCTTCGCCATCAACCCCTTCCCGGAGCACCCGCCGCGCTATGTGCGCGCCGTCCTCCTCGACTACCGGATGACGGACCTGGAGACGCACCGGCGCACGGGGGCGTGGTGGAAGCGCGAGGAGCTGGGGCTCTACCTGCCGCCGCTGAGTCTCGCCCCGGGTGGGACGACGAGCCGGTTGCAGTGGTACGCGGGGGACTGA
- a CDS encoding PAS domain-containing sensor histidine kinase produces the protein METALPLDQYRLLVEHAPTMVWRSGLDSRCDYFNATWLHFTGRRLEEEVGEGWVSGVHPDDLRRCMDTYLENFERRQPFEMEYRLRRYDGVFRYIFDRGVPFTDDRGRFGGFIGSCIDVHERREADRTKGTFLALAAHELRTPLTSMRMYLEALRRQHPEEEPATGGALTRMGLQLERVSTLVQDLEDTGLIDAQMPLLPHKEELELAGLVQTVVDHHRNTGALRVRGRQRHAFELSIAPGAYRVLADRQRLEQVLNNLLGNAVKYSPKGGTIRVTLARAGEGFELSVSDPGIGIPEADIPSLTRRYFRASNVSAENFPGLGLGLPLVKDILDAHGGRLRIQSEQGQGTTVTVFLPEVRAEVAT, from the coding sequence ATGGAGACCGCCCTCCCCCTGGACCAATACCGACTGCTGGTCGAGCACGCCCCGACGATGGTGTGGCGCTCGGGATTGGATAGCCGGTGCGACTATTTCAACGCCACCTGGCTCCACTTCACGGGGCGCCGCCTGGAGGAGGAGGTCGGCGAGGGATGGGTTTCCGGCGTCCACCCGGACGACCTGCGCCGCTGCATGGACACCTATCTGGAGAACTTCGAGCGGCGGCAGCCCTTCGAGATGGAGTACCGGCTGCGGCGGTATGACGGCGTCTTCCGCTACATCTTCGACCGGGGCGTTCCCTTCACCGACGACAGGGGACGCTTCGGCGGCTTCATCGGCAGCTGCATCGACGTGCACGAGCGCCGCGAGGCGGACCGGACCAAGGGGACGTTCCTCGCCCTCGCCGCTCACGAGCTGCGCACGCCGCTCACCTCCATGCGGATGTACCTGGAAGCGCTGCGCCGGCAGCACCCGGAGGAGGAGCCCGCGACGGGCGGCGCGCTCACGCGGATGGGCCTGCAGCTCGAACGGGTCTCCACCCTGGTGCAGGACCTGGAGGACACCGGGCTCATCGACGCGCAGATGCCGCTCCTCCCGCACAAGGAAGAGCTGGAGCTGGCCGGGCTCGTCCAGACCGTCGTGGACCACCACCGGAACACCGGCGCGCTCCGGGTCCGGGGCCGCCAGCGCCATGCCTTCGAGCTCTCCATCGCTCCGGGTGCGTACCGGGTCCTGGCCGACCGCCAGCGCCTGGAGCAGGTGCTCAACAACCTGCTGGGCAACGCGGTGAAGTACTCGCCCAAAGGAGGCACCATCCGCGTCACCCTGGCCCGCGCGGGCGAGGGCTTCGAGCTGTCCGTCTCCGACCCAGGCATCGGCATTCCCGAGGCGGACATCCCCTCGCTGACGCGGCGCTACTTCCGCGCGAGCAACGTCTCCGCGGAGAACTTCCCGGGGCTCGGGCTGGGGCTGCCGCTCGTCAAGGACATCCTGGACGCGCACGGCGGCCGGCTCCGCATCCAGAGCGAGCAGGGCCAGGGAACGACGGTCACCGTCTTCCTCCCCGAGGTGCGGGCGGAGGTGGCGACATGA